A window of Juglans regia cultivar Chandler chromosome 7, Walnut 2.0, whole genome shotgun sequence contains these coding sequences:
- the LOC108991261 gene encoding phenylcoumaran benzylic ether reductase TP7-like: MAQKSKILIIGATGYIGKFLVEASVKDGRSTFALVRESTASSPDKSELIESFKSSGITVLYGDIYNHESLVKAIKQVDAVISAVGFQQLGDQVKIIAAIKEAGNIKRFLPSEFGMDVDRFNAVEPAASLFALKASIRRSIEEAGIPYTYIVSNCFAEYFLRNFGQSGATVPPRDKVVVLGDGNIKVIFNKEGDIATYTIKAVDDPKTLNKILYMRPPANILSFNEILSLWEKKISKTLEKIYILEDQLLEKIRESPTPSNIILSILYSVFVKGDCTNYEIEASFGVEASEIYPEVKYTTVEEYLDQLV; this comes from the exons ATGGCTCAAAAAAGCAAGATTTTGATAATCGGAGCCACCGGATACATCGGAAAATTCCTAGTGGAGGCAAGCGTGAAAGATGGACGCTCAACTTTTGCATTGGTCAGAGAAAGCACAGCTTCGAGTCCTGACAAGTCCGAACTGATTGAGAGCTTCAAGAGCTCTGGAATTACAGTTCTCTAT GGTGACATCTATAATCATGAGAGCTTGGTGAAGGCAATCAAGCAAGTTGATGCAGTCATCTCTGCAGTTGGGTTTCAACAACTTGGTGATCAGGTGAAGATTATTGCTGCCATCAAAGAAGCTGGAAATATCAAG AGATTCCTCCCATCAGAGTTTGGAATGGATGTGGATCGTTTCAATGCAGTGGAGCCAGCTGCAAGCCTTTTTGCTCTTAAGGCGAGCATCCGGAGATCAATCGAGGAAGCAGGAATTCCATATACCTACATCGTGTCCAATTGCTTTGCTGAGTACTTCTTGAGAAACTTTGGACAGTCAGGTGCCACAGTTCCTCCAAGAGACAAAGTAGTTGTACTTGGCGATGGAAATATCAAAG TAATTTTTAACAAGGAAGGAGATATTGCCACTTATACAATAAAAGCAGTTGATGATCCAAAAACGTTGAACAAGATCCTTTATATGAGACCCCCTGCTAACATTTTGTCCTTCAATGAGATTCTCTCCCTGTGGGAGAAGAAGATCAGCAAGACCCTGGAGAAGATTTATATTCTAGAAGACCAACTTCTTGAGAAAATCCGGG AATCTCCAACCCCCTCAAACATCATTTTATCCATCTTATACTCTGTGTTTGTGAAGGGAGATTGTACAAATTATGAGATTGAGGCTTCTTTTGGAGTGGAGGCTTCTGAGATTTATCCAGAGGTGAAATACACAACTGTGGAGGAATACCTCGATCAGCTTGTCTAA